A genome region from Scleropages formosus chromosome 6, fSclFor1.1, whole genome shotgun sequence includes the following:
- the sdf2l1 gene encoding stromal cell-derived factor 2-like protein 1 translates to MRYTRFFIRLAVLVCIALKCESGETEFNYVTCGSLVKLLNTRHNVRLHSHDVKYGSGSGQQSVTGVESADDANSYWRVRGKPNEPCQRGAPIKCGQAIRLTHMNTGRNLHTHHFASPLSSNQEVSAFGENGEGDDLDVWTVQCSGTHWERDEAVRFKHKGTDVFLSVTGEQYSHPIRGQREVHGMPSANHHNYWKAMEGVFIKTSVEPRHRDEL, encoded by the exons ATGAGGTACACGCGCTTCTTCATTCGGTTGGCTGTGCTAGTCTGCATTGCACTGAAATGCGAAAGTGGAGAAACGGAGTTTAATTATGTCACCTGCGGTTCCCTCGTGAAATTGCTGAACACGCGGCACAATGTTCGGCTGCACTCGCACGATGTTAAATACGGTTCAG GTAGTGGGCAGCAGTCGGTCACTGGGGTGGAGAGTGCAGATGATGCCAACAGTTACTGGCGCGTCCGGGGAAAGCCCAATGAGCCCTGTCAGCGAGGGGCGCCCATCAAGTGCGGCCAGGCCATACGCCTcacccacatgaacacgggaCGAAACCTCCACACTCACCATTTCGCCTCTCCTTTGTCAAGCAACCAG GAGGTGAGTGCTTTCGGGGAGAATGGGGAAGGGGACGACTTGGACGTGTGGACGGTGCAGTGCAGCGGCACCCATTGGGAGAGGGACGAGGCCGTGCGTTTCAAGCACAAGGGCACGGACGTGTTCCTCAGCGTGACGGGGGAGCAGTACAGCCATCCCATCCGGGGCCAGCGGGAAGTGCACGGCATGCCCAGCGCCAACCATCACAACTACTGGAAGGCCATGGAGGGCGTGTTCATCAAGACGAGCGTGGAGCCGCGCCATCGCGACGAACTCTAG